The nucleotide window CTCGGGCACCTTCGCGCGCGCAGCCTCCCGCCAGGGCGGACACCGACGAGGACGACGAGGACGAGACCGACGAGAGCGGCAGCGAAAGGAAGAAAGCAGCTCGAGCGTGCCGTCCTCGTCGAGCCCCCCGCGGCGACATCGTCGACGCGGAGACCGCAAGGGCTCCGCGATATCAGAGACGACGCGCTCCGGCCCGCAGGCGGTCAGGACGCGCGCAGCGCGAGGCTCGTAGAGCCGGTTCCGACGGCCGAGGACCGGGGCGCACGGACCCGGGTGGCCTTCGGGGCGGGCCTTGTCCAGGGCCTTCGGCCGCTTCGCGGCGAGCTGCGCTCGCCCTGGACAAGGCCCGCCCTTCGGCCCATCTCGGCTATGAGGAGATGCAGCGGCATCTCCTCGGTGAGGCAGGCTCGACGACGAAAGCGACGTCGCCGAGAAAGTGGCAGAAAACGTTAGCCAACGAGGCCTCCGTGGCAGACGTTGTCTGCCTGCGAGCCCTTCGATGCAGAAGACGTACGGCGAAGAGGGCCGCGAGGTTTCTTTCCTTAGCCGCTCCCGGGCGGCCTCCGGCCGCGCTGGCGCGAGGGCGCTCGGGGCGCGGTGCTCGAGCACCGCAGCGAAGCGCGGCGCGCAGAGGTCCGCGCCCCGATCTTCGCGCCCGCAGTGCCAGCGCTTCAGAGCCGCGGCGCTCGCAGCGCCGCCTCCGCTGAAGTACGGCCTGGCGCGGCTCTCGCCCGCGACGCCGCCGGGCCGAGGAGCGCAGCTCGCGAGCACCAGAGGCGCGTGCGGCGGCGCGTTCGCGAGAGCCGTTGACAGGCCCTTCAGCGACCGCGGCGCGCGCACCGTACGACCACGGCGGTGTCGGCCTAACTCTGTTAGGCCGCAGGGCTCGCCGCAGCGAGCGATCAGCGAGCGGAGGCGATGCCCCGGAGGCGCGCGGGGCCTGCGCGTAGTGAAACGGAGCGCCTCATTTCAGCCGGCGCGGCCCAAACGCGTTTGGGCTCGCGGGGCGCTGCTCGGCGCGTGCCGGAGGGAGGTCCGAGGAGGGGCCCCCGGCACGCGCCGTGCTCGCGCCCGTACCTTCCTCGCCCCGCGCGCCGGAGCCGCCGGGGTCGCCCTTTCGGGCTCCCCTCGGCGGCTCCTTGGGGTCGTCGTGGCCTCCGGGAAGGTCAGCGGCTCGAGTGAAATTCAGACCTGCTCCCAGTCCTTGAGGAAGCCCGAGATGGAATGCTGAGTCGCGTCCAAGATGGCGGCGATCTCGGCTTTCGTACTTAACCACGTGGCACTGACCCGCGTGCGAGACAAGGTAGGCCTACAGAAAGCAGGAACATCCTAGAAAGTGCCGCTCGGTATCGAGCAAAACACCGCCGAATCGGCGTTACCGGGATCCGATCGACCAGACCAGCTGCCATCCTCTCGCGGCATGTCGTTCATGATGACGATCGTCCGTGCCTTTCCGGACCTCAAGCGGATCCCTGCACAGCAAGACAACTAGTCGCCGAAGAGTTCAGGCTTCGGGACGCCGGGGCGCGACCACCGCGTTGTCCGATTCGCAGAGCCTTCGCGCATGCTCAGATAGGTCTGACAGCGAGTGAAGTATGAACCGTCCAGTCGTCTGGCGGTACGCCAGAGCAAGCCGGAGCCGCCTGCAGATCTCGATGGCCCCGGCAACCCAATCCAGGCGCGCCGAAACGGCGAGCGAAAGCATCTCTTCGGCCCCTCCTTTACGGAATCGGGCAGTCGCCGGGGCAGGGTGGAATCGATTGGGGCCGAAGGTCGAGGATCATCGGCGGCACCAGCTGCGAAGTGACAATGGGCGTCGGTCCAGCGAACGTGCCTCTTGTCGGTCCGGTCGTCAAGCACTGTCGGGCACCGGAAGAATCGCTCGACAGAAACCGTCTTCGAAGGGGACCCCTTAGGCCCCCATGACATGAGGTGGGTCCGAAGAACGCCGGGTCTGCATGCCGTCCCGTTCGAGGAGCTGTCACCGTTAGTCGGCCGGCCCGTGCAGATCTCGAGACAGTCCATGAAGAAGTCCCCCTCGGGAGGAGCGAGGAACTCCGTCCCAAGGTACAGAGACCCATCAGGTCGCTGAAGCCGTGGGGATTCCAGGCATGCGCAGAGTCCTGCTGGACGATGAACTCACGCCACCGATCCTGCACCGGATCTTCCTGAGTGAAGCGACCGATGCTCGGCTGATAGAAGCGAGCGCGGTAGAAATGGAAGCCGGCCTCGCCGACTTCACGCCCCGTATACGTGAAGGGATGCTCTCTCGTACCGGTCTCCCCCTTGACGTTCCCCCAGGCATCAAAGAGAACCGAGTGCGTAACGGTGCCGGTCGGGTCGTTCGTGGCGACGACCGAGCCGAGGCCATCGACGCTGAAGTAGCTGACGGCTCCGCTCTTCGCCATCGCCAAAGGCTCGTCGATGCCTGGGCCATTCAGAAAGTGCGTCGTTTGGCCGCCCGTCGTTTCGGAGACCAGGTTGAGGCCGTCGTAGAGATAGGTCGTCGTGACACCGCCCACCGTCCTTGTTGTTCGGCGCCCCTGGTAGTCGTAGGTGTAGGCCGCGTTCACCGGACCGGTGATCGCGCTCAGGCGGTTCTCTGGATCGAAGTCGAAGGCGAAGTTGCCCCCGGGGCCCTGACGGCTAGTGGTGTTCCCAGCAGCGTCATAGCCGTAGGCGTTCACGCCGTCATTCTGGACTCTCTGGCCGTTGAGTGGGTTCGCGCCGTTGTGGAGGTAGGAGTACGCCAGCGTGTTCCCGCCAATCGTGTTCGTCAGCCGGTTCCCGATCGCGTCATAGGTCCACTGGTGGATCTCGGCGTTGAAAGGCGGTGCTATCGGGTAGTCCGTCCGGGTCAGCTGGTAGAGGGAATCGTAGCGGTACGTGGCCAGGGCCCCCGTCAGCGCTTGCGCCGGGAGCGTGGTTGCCGCGCTCGTCCTCTGCCCGAGAATCGTGTCAGTCCCAAGAGCGTAGTCGTGGTCATAGCCGTAGGAGAAGGCCGCCAGGGTCGTTCCCCCGTAGGAGTTCCCCAGCTGCAGCAGACGTCCCTGGTCGTCGTACGTGTACGAGCGAGCCTGCGTGATCGGGAGGGTCAACGTCTGGTACTGCCCGGGCAGCGTGTAGTCCCAGCGGAAGCTGCCCGTTACCGGGCTCCAGTCGGTCGTCCTCAGGCTTCCATCCGGGTAGTAGGTGTGGGTTGTCGTCGGTCCTGCGGCGATCGCCATCGACTCCACCCGATCGTCGGCGCGGTAGGTGTAGGTGAGGCTCCCCCGGGACGCCTGGGTCGTGGTGGAGAGGCGGTAGCTCGGGTCATACGTGAAGCCGTGAGTCTCGGGCGGGCTTGCCACGGTGTCCTGGACCTGTAGCAGGAACTGTCCCTGGTAGGAGTAGGTGACCGTTCCCCCGGTCGAGTAGCTCTTCGTCACCAGACGCTTCAGGGCATCGTAGTCGTAGGTCACCGTCACGGCCCTGCGGTCGGTCTTCGAAAGCAGAAGGCCGTCGACGGTGTACGCATAGCTCTCGTAGGCCCCGTCCGGAAAGGTCGTCCTCGTCAGCCGCCTCTGGGCGTCGTACAGGTAGCTCGTCACGTTCCCGTTGGCATCCGTAATCGAGCTCAGGACGTCCGCGGTGTAGGAATAGGACGTAATGCCACTGGCTGCGTCGACCGAGCGCGCGAGGCGGCCGAACTGATCGTACCCGAGGCGTGTCACCTTGCCATTGGGATCGGTGACCCGGGTGAAGACCAGTCCTGTGCTCGCATCGAACTCATCGTAAACATAGGTCGTCGTGAAAGCCAGGGTGGAGCCGGCCGAAGGCTTCGGAAGCGTAACCGTGAGAACGCGGCCGAGGGGATCGTAGGTGTACGTTGACTCGTTCCCCAGCGGGTCGGTCACGAGCGTTACCCGGCCCAGGGAATCGTAGGCGTAGGTCGTCTGCGGCCGGGTCCCCATGTCGTTGTTGGCAGGGCCGGTCACTGACTGGAGGTTCCCGGAGGAATCGTACGAGTAGTCGGTCTGCGCTCCGGTCGCCGAAGTCTGTCGCGTCACCCGCCCGACGGTGTCGTACTCATAGGTAGCGACCGTCTCGAGCGTCGTCCCATCGGACTGGACCCGATAGACGTGGAAGAGCGCCCCTGGGCTCGCGCTGCCGGAAGGGTGGTAGTCGTACCGCCACGCCTGCCAGTCCGGATCGCTGAGATTCGTCGCGGGATCATGCGGGATGACCGAGGCAACCTTCTCCGGGAAGGCGGCGTCGTAGACGTAGTCGTACCGGACAGAGCTGGAGGTCTGGGCATCCCGGGTAACGGACGTCACCTTTCCCGCGGTGTCATAGGTGTACGACGTCAGGATCCCGGTCTGGTCCGTCTGCTGCTGAACCCAGCCTTCCGGGGAGTACACCGTGTTGGTCGCTGAGTCGTCGGGTGCTATCCGATCGGTGATCTGGATGTCCGAGCCAAACCTCAGCCGCCAGGTGTTGTCGCAGCTGTCGAGCTTGGCGGTGAGCCTCGGGTCGTCCTGGTAGTTGTACGACATCCGCCAGGTCTCTCCATTCTCGGTATAGGAGAAGACCTGATCGGTGGGGAGATAAGCGATGTCAGTGACGATGCGGCCCCAGGGGTCGGTGACCCTGGAGAGGAGTGGCGTGGAGAACCGCCCGGTGACATAGGAGAAGGTCGTCTGGCGCCCGGCCGGATCGGTCATGCTGGCGAGAGACCCGCTGAGATTGTAGGTGTAGGAGACGATACGGCTCGCCGAATCCCGCAAGGAGGCGATGCGGCCGTCGGCGCCCCAGAAGACGTCGACGTAGCGCCCGCTCCCTGAACCGTCGGCGACGCGGCTGAGACGCCCGGAGCCGTCGTAAGAAAACAAAGTCAGGTTGCCGGCATGGTCGCGGATGGAGGCGGCATTGCCGTCGGCAAGGTAGTGGTAGACGGTTCGTGACTTCTCGAGGGTGAGGTCGAAGGAGCCGTCGGCATTGCGCACGAGGACGTCGCGACGGGTGGCCGGCGGGGTGAACTGACCCGGCGTGGTCTCGATGAATCGGTACTGCCAGCCGTCGGGCATCACAACGTCAGCGACACTGCGGTATGTGCTCGGCGCCGCAAAGAGGTAGGTAGCGTAGTAGAGCCGGGCCTGGAGCATCGAGGAGTTGCCGACGCCGAGTATCCCGTCGACCAGGCGGGCGCTGGAGTAGGAGCGGTTGACCGAGATGGCGCCGCCCTCGATGGGAACGGTCAAGTCCAGCGCCTGGGCCACGTAGGTCCCGGACCCGGCGTAGCACGGAGAGGCATTGCAGGGCCCAGGACAGGGCTTCGTGCGATCTGGGCAGCACTGGGGATTCGGATTGCACGGGGCATGGTGCGGTCGCGGGGGCTCCGGCGGTGGAGTGAACTCGTTCCCGCAGAAGTTCGTTTGCGCGGTCGCGACCGATCCGGGTACGGTCAAGAGGAGGAAGCTGATCAGTAGGAACGGGCGTAGGGTCCTCATTCGATTGAGTCCTCTCAGTACTGTAAGACGGTCAGGAGCTGGGCCGACCGCTTGTTGCCCGAGCTGTCTGTCGCGGACACGTCGACGAGGTAGTTGCCCTCGGCAACGCGGCTGCCGTTGTCTGCGAGGCCGTCCCACGTAGCCGTGTGGTGGCCGGCGGAGCGGCCAGTCAGCGTGATCGTTCGAAGCGGCGAGAGCGATTCCTGATTCACGAAGGCGATCGCGACGGTCGCAGTGTCGCCCGAAGAGAGTGCCAGGTCGAAATCGATCTGGAGGTTGTCGATGCCGGGTCGTACCCGGGCCGGGCTCAGGCTCATGTTGGAGATCGCTATGGGAGAGCCGTAGACGACGACGCCGTTCTTCGGAAACTGGTTGCTTTCAATGAAGATCGCCACTTGGCGAGCGTCGCTCCGGTAGCGACCGGTCAGATCCACACCGCTCCAGGTGATCGTCTGGCTCTGTGAGGACCGAAACTCACGATCGAGGATGCAGAACTCCGTTGGGGTCGTACAGCTTCCAACTATCGCTCCCTGGCTCCGAGGCGTGGTTGAGAAGATGACGGTGACGCGACCGGGGGCCCATGGCTTGTAGGTCAAGGTCATGGGGCTGCCGGCAAACGGGTCGTAACTGGGGATCGTCAAGCCGTCCAGTCCATAGGGAGCTCCGAGGTCGACGAAATCGGCTGACAGATCGTAGGTCAGGGAGTGGGTTCCGTCAGTGACTTCCGCGATGACGGAGTAGAGCCCGTCCGGTACGAGGGCTGATCCGTCGTTCCGCCCGTCCCACGCTTCTGTATACGTGCCCGCGTCCCGCTGGGCATTCGTCAGGGTTCGTATCGTTTGGCCCGCGCTGTTCTTTGTATAGAGCCACAATGAAAGCGGGAAAGGCACGATCGAGGTGTAGGAAACCGTCTCCGAAGCCCGGGGATCGAACTCCCATCTGTCAGACGATACCGAGAAGTGGCCGACGGTCGGATGGATGCAGACCTCGACCGGATTGTCGAGCGAGTCGAATGCCGTGAGTCGAATCGTGTAGGGCCCGTTTGAGAGAGGAGCCGTGTCCCAGATTGCGAACGTCGCATCAGCGACTTGATTCGTGCCGGACGCCAGGCTCGTCCACGATGACGGCGTCCCACCGCTTCCGTACTCGAGGATCCATTCGGTCAGTGATTGAAGCGCCACGGTGCCGGAGACGGGGAACGCCAGCTGTCCGCTCGAGTAGACGTTCGACAGGGTCTCGGTTGCGCCGGGAGAGGCTATTGAAACGTCCATCGACGTGTCGAGGTATAGGCGTCCGCTCGCCGGTGCGGCCACGGCGCCCAGGCCGGAGACGATCTCGAGGAGGTATGTGTAGGTCGCATCCGGCTGCAGGGTGCCGCCGCCGTCCTTCCCGTCCCAGGACAGAGTCGTCGGCGTGCCGGTCGAGCCGAGGGTCCGGATCAGGTTCTGGCCCGGATCCCGGATGGAGAGCGTCCACGTGCCGGAGGTGCTGCTGGATAGATTCCAGCGAGCGGGTGCGGCGAGAGGGTTGAACCGCGGTCCAACAAGGAGGAGGCCCGCGACGTACTCGCTGAGATTTGGCGGAGCCGTGAGCCAGGGGTCGAAGATGACCCCGGAAGAAACCGGCTGGCCCGAGCCGAATCCCTGGCCCGATGGGCCGGAGGCGGAATCCCAGTAGTTCAGGCGGGCGATGACCCGGTTGGCTGGTATGTCGTTCATCGCGCCGCCCGCATTCCCAGAGAAGACGCAGTTCTGGACGACGTGCCCGGCCCCTCCGCCCGCGGATACGCCCGCGGCGGCGTTCCCCGAGATCGTGGAGAGGTTGACTGAAGCGGACCCCCCACGAAGGTCAATTCCATTCCCGGACCAGCCATCCCCTGCCGTGGTTCCGGATACGGTCGTCGCCTGGATGACGGGATTCCCTCCGATCACGACGATTCCCGTTCTGGCGTTGGCTTGTATCAGCGAGCCGGTAACGAAGGGGGATCCTCCCTCAATCGAGATTCCGGCAGTAGCGTTGTTCGTGAGGGTCGCGCTCGAGAGAGTCGGGTTGGCTTCGGCCCCGGTGACGGTGATGCCGGCCCCGGAGGAGTGCGAGATCGTCACATTGTCGATGGCTGGAGAGGAGCCGTCGACGTAGACGCCGGCGTTCTCGTACGACCCCGCCCAGGTCACGGTCGCGTAGGCGAGGCGGCTCGTGGAGAGGGCGTTGTTCGTGAAGTGGATACACCTCCATAACCCGGGCGAGGGGTTCGCGTCGCTGGAGGTGAAGGTGATCGGGCTTGCGGGCGTTCCGACGGCATGCAGCCCGCCGGGGCCGCCCCACCCGACGAAGAGCCCCGTCTCCGACGCGAACTTCACGGTCACGCCGGGCTCGATCGTCAGGACCGGGCTCGACGCGTCTGCGACGAGCAAGTACCCCGTCGAAACGTAAGGAAGCTCGGTCTTCTTCCACGTCGTGGTCGTGGCAACGAACCCGTTCCTAAGCTCGATGGCATCCACGCCGTTCCCCTGGGCGACGAGGCCAGAGGCGGCCGAGAGCGTGATACCGGGATCCTGCGAGATGGCGAATCCTCCGTTGCCCGTCGTCGTCAGCCCGGTCAGGCTCGCCGTAGCGGAATCCGTGAGATTGAGCCCCACCCCCGAGTTGTCCATCAGGCTCGTGCTCGAAATGGTCGGGCTGGCTCCGGCTCCGGTGACGGTGATTCCGGTCCCGGAGGAGTTCGTGACTATGAGGTTCTCGAGGGTCGGGGAGGAGCGGTCTATGTAGATGCCTGTGTTCTCGTACGACCCCGCCCAGGTCACGGTCGCATGGGCGAGGTGGCTCGTCGGGAGTGCGAGGCTCGAGAATCCGATGCATCGCCAGGACCCGCTCGCTGGGTTCGCGTCGTTGGAGGTAAAGGTGATCGGGTGCGCCGACGTACCGACAGCCTGGAGCCCACCAGTGTCACCGTACCCGACAAAGAGCCCCGTTCCCGACGCGAACTTCACGGTCACCCCCGGCTCGATCGTCAGGACCGGGCTCGATCCGCCCTCGACGAGGACGTCGCCTGTCACGAGATAGGGACTCCCAGCCAATGTCCACGTCGCGGAAGTCGAAACGGTGCCGCTTACCTGTGTGTCGGAGATGGCGCGTAGATGCGGAACGAGCAGGATTACAAGCGCGAGACCGAGCCGAAGAGCCCTCACCGCTGGGCCCCCACTTCACTCACAACGGTGCTTCGTCGAGGTTCCAGGCAGAAGACTCCTGGAGCTGTCGGGCCGAAATCGCTCGCCCAGTTGACAGCGAACGTCCTGCGCGCAGTCAACGGCCCGCCCAGATCGATCACGGCGCCGACTCCAGCAGGGCTGCCGGGATACCTGGCGAGCTGCTTGACCCCCTCGTACACGTACACGTGGGCCGGCTGCCTTCGGAAGTACTGTGCGGTCGGACCCGTAACACCAACGGTCAGGAATGCGGACGAGCCAGTCACCTGCCAGCAGCCGTGCTGGCCCGTCTTCGAGCCGTTTCGGACGAGGACAGTGGCGGCCGGACTGACGTCCTCGAGGGCCGAGAGGCCGGCGTGGTGGTGACCGCGGCCACGAACGGCTGTTATGCGCGACACCCCCTTGCGCGTAGCGGCGTAGTCGAGGAAGCGAACGTCACGATTCCCTGTCGTGATGACCGAGTTCTCGGGCAGGGGCCAGGCGGCGATGCTGACGACGAAATGCGGGAGCTCCGAAACGAGAAGCTCCCCCGTTTCGTCTCGGCCGTTCCAGTGGTCCAGGACTCGGCCGGCAGGACGCGGTTCGCGATTGACTATGGTCTTCAGAACGGGTCCGACCGTCTTTCCGAGATCAGGATCGAGGGCCGCCTGACCCGCCTGGAGATGAACACGAGAGGCCCTCGAGAGCTCGTAGACGAGAATCGCGTCCGCCCTGCTGTAGTACGCGGGAGGCACGTCGAACATCTCGACCGTCTTGTTCGCCGGGAAGTAGACGCTCCGGCCCTTTCCCGTTCTCAGGTCGAGGCGGAACGAGTACGCCTCGTCCGGAACGACACGCCCCGAGTCGTCGCGCCCGTCCCATGAAAGCGTGAGACGGCCCGCGGCGACCTTCTTATCGGAGGCGACGGTCCGGATCACGAAGCCGTCTCGGTCCAGGACCTCGGCTCGCAGCCTGCCTCCCGAAGCAAGGTGCGCGGTGAGCCGGGCCTTCTGTCCGAGGCTCGGGAGGAAAGCAGCAGGGGCCACTTCGACGTGCTTGATGTGGCTGGCCGGGCGCCCTGCTCCCTCGGCGGCACGCGTGGAGAAGACTACGAGCAGGAGTAGAACGAGAGGACGGAACTTCCGAAGTTCCACGAGGACCTCCTTCGTCTCTGAGTTGCATTCTTCTGCCGGCAGTCGTGGCCGGCCTGGCTGGCGGTGTCGAGCTGGCGCGTGAGTTGCCTGTCGGCGGCGCCAGCTCGGTTGGCGGAGTCCGTGACGATCTCAGTTCGGACGCCGGGGGAGCGATGGCGTCGAGTCGCGAATCTCGGGGGCTACGGTGATCTGGCGCAGCGCACCCGGCGAGAGGTTGACGAACTCGGGGAGGTTTGCGGCGCGGTCGAGATCGACCCAACCTTCGAGCTGAACGG belongs to Holophagales bacterium and includes:
- a CDS encoding right-handed parallel beta-helix repeat-containing protein → MTGDVLVEGGSSPVLTIEPGVTVKFASGTGLFVGYGDTGGLQAVGTSAHPITFTSNDANPASGSWRCIGFSSLALPTSHLAHATVTWAGSYENTGIYIDRSSPTLENLIVTNSSGTGITVTGAGASPTISSTSLMDNSGVGLNLTDSATASLTGLTTTGNGGFAISQDPGITLSAASGLVAQGNGVDAIELRNGFVATTTTWKKTELPYVSTGYLLVADASSPVLTIEPGVTVKFASETGLFVGWGGPGGLHAVGTPASPITFTSSDANPSPGLWRCIHFTNNALSTSRLAYATVTWAGSYENAGVYVDGSSPAIDNVTISHSSGAGITVTGAEANPTLSSATLTNNATAGISIEGGSPFVTGSLIQANARTGIVVIGGNPVIQATTVSGTTAGDGWSGNGIDLRGGSASVNLSTISGNAAAGVSAGGGAGHVVQNCVFSGNAGGAMNDIPANRVIARLNYWDSASGPSGQGFGSGQPVSSGVIFDPWLTAPPNLSEYVAGLLLVGPRFNPLAAPARWNLSSSTSGTWTLSIRDPGQNLIRTLGSTGTPTTLSWDGKDGGGTLQPDATYTYLLEIVSGLGAVAAPASGRLYLDTSMDVSIASPGATETLSNVYSSGQLAFPVSGTVALQSLTEWILEYGSGGTPSSWTSLASGTNQVADATFAIWDTAPLSNGPYTIRLTAFDSLDNPVEVCIHPTVGHFSVSSDRWEFDPRASETVSYTSIVPFPLSLWLYTKNSAGQTIRTLTNAQRDAGTYTEAWDGRNDGSALVPDGLYSVIAEVTDGTHSLTYDLSADFVDLGAPYGLDGLTIPSYDPFAGSPMTLTYKPWAPGRVTVIFSTTPRSQGAIVGSCTTPTEFCILDREFRSSQSQTITWSGVDLTGRYRSDARQVAIFIESNQFPKNGVVVYGSPIAISNMSLSPARVRPGIDNLQIDFDLALSSGDTATVAIAFVNQESLSPLRTITLTGRSAGHHTATWDGLADNGSRVAEGNYLVDVSATDSSGNKRSAQLLTVLQY